A region of Moorena producens PAL-8-15-08-1 DNA encodes the following proteins:
- a CDS encoding RNA polymerase sigma factor SigF has product MATNLNHKLKYQSLTLLQKYQQSPTAELRNQLVALNLGLVRREAHHWVKQCHESYEDLLQVGCIGLIGAIERFDSTKGIAFSSFAIPYIRGEIQHYLRDRGYSIRIPRRWLALRQKSVEITRNLRATLNRQPTEEEIAAALNISLEEWQEITLAHQNREPLSLDTPVGDSEDRNTSLGELVPDPRYRSFQLAQEDQIRIQQALAHLEKRTREVLEFVFLHDLTQKEVAQRLDISVVTVSRRVKKGLEALQKLMKPTQD; this is encoded by the coding sequence ATGGCGACTAACCTTAACCATAAACTTAAGTATCAAAGCTTAACATTATTACAAAAGTACCAGCAATCTCCCACCGCTGAACTTCGCAATCAGCTAGTGGCTCTCAATTTAGGACTAGTCAGGAGAGAAGCTCATCATTGGGTCAAGCAGTGTCATGAAAGCTACGAAGACTTACTTCAGGTTGGCTGTATTGGCTTAATTGGTGCCATAGAACGATTTGATTCCACCAAGGGCATCGCATTTAGTTCCTTCGCTATCCCCTACATTCGTGGTGAAATTCAGCACTATTTACGAGATCGGGGTTATTCAATTCGCATTCCTCGACGCTGGCTAGCACTACGGCAAAAGTCTGTGGAAATTACTCGAAATTTACGAGCAACGTTAAATCGGCAACCAACAGAAGAAGAAATAGCAGCAGCATTAAACATTTCCCTAGAAGAATGGCAAGAAATTACCCTAGCTCATCAAAATCGGGAACCTCTGAGCTTAGATACACCAGTGGGAGATTCAGAGGACAGAAACACCAGCTTGGGTGAATTAGTCCCAGATCCTCGCTATCGCAGTTTTCAGCTGGCACAGGAAGACCAAATCCGCATTCAACAAGCCCTAGCTCATTTGGAAAAGCGCACTCGTGAAGTGCTGGAATTTGTTTTTTTACATGACTTGACCCAAAAAGAGGTAGCACAACGCTTAGACATCAGTGTAGTAACGGTATCCCGCCGCGTTAAAAAAGGCTTGGAAGCGTTGCAAAAGTTAATGAAACCGACACAAGATTAA
- a CDS encoding photosystem II manganese-stabilizing polypeptide — MKYRALICAFLALCLGVFTASCSPDVASLESIEGLTYDQIRNTGLANNCPQLSEMTRGAIPLDPDQSYEIVDMCVQPTTFFVKEEGTKRKEAEYLPGKLLTRYTSSLVQVRGDLVFQEDGSLKFLEKDGIDFQPITIQLPGGEQVPFLFTIKKLIATTEPGLESINASTDFDGDFYVPSYRGAVFLDPKGRGLASGYDNSVALPSQADSQEFANVKSADVGEGTIELRIAQVDSESGEIAGTFISEQPSDTDLGADEPEEVKVQGIFYARVQPKQA, encoded by the coding sequence ATGAAGTATCGTGCTTTGATTTGTGCCTTCCTGGCGTTATGTCTGGGGGTTTTTACAGCGTCCTGTTCTCCAGATGTAGCCAGCTTGGAAAGTATCGAAGGACTTACCTATGACCAGATTAGAAACACTGGTTTAGCGAATAACTGTCCACAGCTGTCAGAAATGACTCGGGGTGCTATTCCTCTAGACCCCGACCAGTCCTATGAGATTGTCGATATGTGCGTACAGCCAACCACCTTCTTTGTCAAGGAAGAAGGAACTAAGCGCAAAGAGGCAGAATATCTTCCCGGCAAATTATTGACCCGTTATACCTCTAGCTTGGTTCAAGTGCGAGGAGACTTAGTTTTTCAAGAAGATGGTAGTCTGAAGTTTTTGGAAAAGGATGGTATAGATTTCCAACCCATCACTATTCAGTTGCCTGGAGGTGAGCAAGTCCCATTCCTGTTCACCATTAAAAAATTGATTGCCACAACTGAGCCTGGTTTGGAGAGTATCAATGCTTCCACCGATTTTGATGGCGATTTCTACGTCCCCTCTTATCGGGGTGCTGTTTTCCTAGATCCCAAAGGTCGAGGTCTGGCTAGTGGTTATGATAATTCGGTTGCTCTGCCATCTCAAGCGGATAGCCAAGAGTTTGCCAATGTTAAGAGCGCAGATGTGGGCGAAGGCACCATTGAGCTGCGCATAGCTCAAGTAGATAGCGAGAGTGGCGAAATTGCTGGTACATTCATAAGTGAACAACCCTCAGATACTGACTTAGGTGCTGATGAGCCAGAAGAAGTGAAAGTTCAGGGGATATTTTACGCTCGCGTTCAACCAAAACAAGCATAG
- a CDS encoding phosphoglucomutase/phosphomannomutase family protein, with protein sequence MAIAADSIKFGTDGWRGIIAADFTFERLAIVAPIAAQVLADAYGETTGSQTIIVGYDRRFMAEDFAKKTAEVVQAAGFDVLLSNSYAPTPAFSWAAKSQNALGALVITASHNPGNYLGLKVKGAFGGSVPLEITKQIEAKLSQAPAIPKKEGSIKTFDPWSSYCDALRQKVDIALIQQLISQGKLTVFAHVMNGAAAGGLNKILGVPIIEIKAERDPLFGGKSPEPLPGYLSELFEALQSHHREPGVELAVGLAFDGDSDRIAAADGQGNFLSPQILIPILIEHLASRRNFSGEVVKTLSGSDLIPRVAALYNLPVYETAIGYKYIADRMLSTPALLGGEESGGIGYGNHIPERDALLSALYILEAIAKSGKDLSELYKSLQEQTGYASAYDRIDLHLSGMEVRSRIQEQLQTQPLQEINGQAVVDCQTTDGYKFRLANDSWLLIRFSGTEPLLRLYCEAATLEQVTQTLNWAKDWASKF encoded by the coding sequence ATGGCGATTGCCGCAGATTCAATTAAATTTGGGACAGACGGCTGGCGAGGTATCATTGCCGCCGATTTTACCTTCGAACGCTTGGCAATAGTTGCCCCTATTGCTGCTCAAGTTCTGGCAGATGCTTATGGGGAAACCACGGGTAGCCAAACGATTATCGTAGGGTATGATCGACGCTTCATGGCAGAAGACTTTGCCAAAAAAACCGCAGAGGTGGTTCAAGCTGCTGGTTTTGATGTCTTACTCTCTAACAGTTATGCTCCTACACCAGCCTTTAGTTGGGCAGCCAAGTCCCAAAATGCTTTAGGAGCTTTGGTAATTACTGCTAGTCATAATCCTGGCAATTACCTAGGCTTAAAAGTGAAAGGAGCCTTTGGTGGATCAGTTCCTCTAGAAATAACTAAACAGATTGAAGCCAAACTTTCTCAAGCACCAGCTATCCCTAAGAAAGAGGGTAGTATAAAGACCTTTGACCCATGGTCAAGTTACTGTGATGCCTTAAGACAAAAGGTTGATATTGCCCTGATTCAACAGCTGATTAGTCAGGGGAAACTGACTGTATTTGCCCATGTTATGAATGGTGCAGCAGCAGGAGGCTTGAACAAGATTCTTGGGGTACCCATTATCGAAATTAAGGCCGAACGGGATCCATTATTTGGTGGCAAATCCCCAGAACCTTTACCCGGTTATCTGTCTGAGCTATTTGAAGCGCTCCAGAGTCACCACCGCGAACCGGGTGTTGAATTAGCGGTTGGGTTGGCATTTGATGGGGATAGCGATCGCATTGCAGCTGCTGATGGTCAGGGCAATTTCCTTAGCCCCCAAATCCTGATTCCCATCCTGATTGAACATCTAGCATCACGGCGTAACTTTAGTGGTGAAGTGGTCAAAACCCTTAGTGGTTCTGACCTAATTCCTAGAGTGGCAGCACTTTATAATTTGCCAGTTTATGAGACTGCCATCGGTTACAAGTATATTGCTGACCGGATGTTATCCACTCCTGCCTTGCTAGGGGGTGAGGAATCCGGAGGCATTGGCTATGGCAATCATATTCCTGAGCGAGATGCTTTATTATCAGCACTTTATATATTAGAAGCGATCGCTAAATCTGGAAAAGACTTAAGTGAACTCTACAAGAGTCTGCAAGAGCAAACTGGCTATGCTTCTGCCTATGACCGGATCGATTTACATCTATCGGGGATGGAAGTGCGATCGCGTATACAAGAACAATTACAAACTCAGCCTCTCCAAGAAATTAATGGTCAGGCAGTGGTGGATTGCCAAACCACCGATGGGTATAAATTCCGTTTAGCTAACGACAGCTGGTTGCTGATTCGTTTTAGTGGCACTGAACCCTTATTGCGACTCTACTGTGAAGCCGCTACCCTTGAACAGGTAACTCAAACCTTAAACTGGGCTAAAGATTGGGCCAGTAAGTTTTAG
- the rdgB gene encoding RdgB/HAM1 family non-canonical purine NTP pyrophosphatase: MSNPKSQHQTPNLLPKLLVVATGNPGKLREMQTYLDSLDWELQLKPPELEIEETGDTFAANACLKASTVAQATGQWAIADDSGLQVDALDGAPGIYSARYGKTDQERIERLLGELGLEVNRQAQFVCVVAIARPDGAIAYQAEGICRGEILPAPRGTGGFGYDPVFFVPEQGLTFAEMEPEIKRSCSHRGKAFELLLPQLKELG, from the coding sequence TTGAGTAATCCAAAATCCCAACATCAAACCCCAAATTTGCTACCAAAATTGCTGGTTGTAGCTACAGGCAATCCTGGTAAGCTGCGGGAGATGCAGACATACCTAGATTCTTTGGACTGGGAATTGCAGTTAAAGCCACCAGAGCTAGAGATTGAAGAAACTGGGGATACATTTGCTGCCAATGCTTGTCTGAAGGCATCAACGGTAGCCCAGGCAACTGGGCAATGGGCAATTGCTGATGATTCCGGTTTGCAAGTAGATGCCCTAGATGGTGCTCCAGGGATTTATTCTGCACGCTATGGCAAAACCGACCAAGAGCGAATTGAGCGGCTACTGGGGGAGCTAGGTTTGGAAGTGAATCGGCAAGCCCAGTTTGTTTGTGTAGTGGCGATTGCCCGTCCAGATGGTGCGATCGCTTACCAAGCTGAAGGGATTTGTCGGGGGGAAATTTTGCCAGCTCCTCGGGGAACTGGTGGCTTTGGCTACGACCCAGTTTTTTTTGTTCCAGAGCAGGGGTTGACCTTTGCTGAGATGGAGCCTGAGATCAAGCGATCCTGCTCTCATCGTGGCAAGGCTTTTGAATTACTACTGCCTCAGTTGAAAGAGTTAGGTTAA
- a CDS encoding P-II family nitrogen regulator gives MKKVEAIIRPFKLDEVKIALVNAGIVGMTVSEVRGFGRQKGQTERYRGSEYTVEFLQKLKVEIVVEDDQVDMVVEKVIAAARTGEIGDGKIFISPVDDVVRIRTGERNLEAV, from the coding sequence TTGAAAAAAGTAGAAGCCATCATCCGGCCATTTAAGCTGGACGAAGTCAAAATCGCCCTAGTCAACGCTGGCATTGTGGGAATGACAGTTTCTGAAGTCCGAGGCTTTGGACGCCAGAAAGGTCAGACTGAACGTTATCGCGGTTCAGAGTACACGGTTGAATTCCTACAAAAACTTAAAGTAGAAATTGTCGTAGAAGACGATCAAGTCGATATGGTCGTAGAGAAAGTGATCGCTGCCGCTCGCACCGGTGAAATTGGCGACGGTAAAATTTTCATTAGCCCTGTCGATGACGTGGTCAGAATTCGTACTGGGGAAAGAAATCTAGAAGCCGTCTAA
- a CDS encoding valine--tRNA ligase has translation MTASTPTLATKYEPKTTEAKWQQYWEENQVFKADPNHQGEPYCVVIPPPNVTGKLHMGHAFESALIDTLVRYHRMTGRNTLWLPGTDHASIAVQTILDRQLEAEGKTRYDLGREKFLERAWEWKEESGGTIVNQLRRLGVSVDWSRERFTMDEGLSKAVIEAFVQLYDQGLIYRGEYMVNWCPASESAVSDLEVENKEVDGHLWHFRYPLTDSNGFVEVATTRPETMLGDTAVAVNPNDERYQDLIGKTVTLPIMGRKIPIIADELVDPGFGTGCVKVTPAHDPNDFQMGQRHSLPFINIMNKNGTLNQKAGSFQGQDRFEARKNVVKQLEAEEVLVKVEDYKHTVPYSDRGKVPVEPLISTQWFVKIRPLADRALESLDQHHSPVFIPERWTKVYRDWLVKLKDWCISRQLWWGHQIPAWYVVSETNGTITSETPFIVAHHEAEAKKKAIAKFGENVKLEQDSDVLDTWFSSGLWPFSTMGWPEETKDLKTYYPTTTLVTGFDIIFFWVARMTMMAGHFTGKMPFKSVYIHGLVRDENNKKMSKSANNGIDPLILIDKYGTDAVRYTLVREVAGAGQDIRLEYNRKTDESASVEASRNFANKLWNAARFVMLNLDGKTPEELGQPKVEALELCDRWILSRFHQVVRQTRAYLDAYALGEAAKGLYEFIWGDFCDWYIELVKSRLRQDANSPSRVVAQQTLAYVLEGILKLLHPFMPHITEEIWHTLTQKSGQVLALQPYPIEYLDGQTGEKELQTTDSELLTVNKLTDNQGALSDYPDAQSPRSGTSLSKDKEISNQTVAVLSKLPELSKTLFEDYKQPIIAAGLVVGGIIALNILTAFVGALNRISLLSTSLELIGLGYAIWFVSRYVLKAENRQELSEKIQSIKAEIVGKKDTQQSSELKKIESNMGMIDGNIKQGEDIKDIEDIKDIEEVQVKIDHDLSSIGNTQSSISPSSLIDSELEQRFELLIGTIRTIRNLRAEAEIKPGVTAPVILQSSNSDECQILEAGLAYIKDLGKVNQLTITPALEKEVKNTMAGVVGTVQVLIPLTGVVDVDALRAKLEKNLRKVEAEVKSLSGRLGNKNFVSKAPEAVVKGAQEALAEAKKQESILRDRLNRL, from the coding sequence ATGACCGCAAGCACACCCACCCTGGCAACCAAATACGAACCGAAAACCACCGAAGCCAAGTGGCAACAATACTGGGAAGAAAACCAAGTCTTCAAAGCTGACCCCAATCACCAGGGTGAACCCTATTGCGTTGTTATCCCCCCACCTAACGTTACTGGGAAGTTGCACATGGGTCACGCCTTCGAGAGTGCTCTGATCGACACCCTCGTCCGTTACCACCGGATGACAGGACGCAATACCCTGTGGCTACCAGGAACTGACCACGCTAGTATTGCTGTACAAACCATTCTCGATAGACAGCTAGAAGCTGAAGGCAAAACCCGCTATGACTTGGGACGGGAAAAGTTTCTTGAACGGGCTTGGGAGTGGAAGGAAGAATCAGGTGGCACCATCGTTAACCAGCTGAGGCGTTTGGGGGTCTCGGTAGATTGGTCGCGGGAACGGTTCACGATGGATGAAGGCTTATCGAAAGCAGTAATTGAAGCCTTTGTCCAACTCTATGATCAGGGACTGATTTATCGGGGCGAATATATGGTCAACTGGTGTCCAGCCTCGGAGTCCGCTGTTTCAGATTTGGAAGTGGAAAATAAGGAAGTTGATGGGCATTTGTGGCATTTTCGATATCCCCTGACTGATAGCAATGGTTTTGTGGAAGTAGCTACCACTAGACCAGAAACTATGTTGGGAGATACGGCGGTTGCAGTTAATCCTAATGATGAACGCTACCAGGATTTAATTGGTAAAACTGTAACCTTGCCAATTATGGGACGAAAAATTCCGATTATTGCTGATGAGTTGGTTGATCCAGGGTTTGGCACCGGTTGCGTCAAGGTAACTCCAGCCCATGACCCTAATGACTTTCAAATGGGTCAGCGTCATAGTCTGCCATTCATTAATATCATGAATAAGAATGGCACGTTAAATCAAAAGGCTGGCTCTTTCCAAGGACAAGACCGGTTTGAAGCCCGGAAAAATGTGGTGAAGCAGCTGGAAGCAGAAGAAGTGTTGGTTAAGGTAGAGGACTACAAACATACGGTACCCTATAGCGATCGCGGAAAGGTTCCTGTTGAACCCCTAATCTCAACGCAATGGTTTGTCAAAATTCGCCCCCTAGCTGACAGAGCCCTAGAGTCTCTTGACCAGCACCATTCACCGGTATTTATCCCGGAACGCTGGACGAAGGTCTACCGAGATTGGCTGGTGAAATTAAAAGACTGGTGTATCTCCCGCCAACTCTGGTGGGGACACCAAATTCCGGCTTGGTATGTGGTGAGTGAAACCAATGGGACAATCACTAGCGAGACTCCGTTTATTGTGGCTCACCATGAAGCAGAGGCTAAGAAGAAAGCAATAGCAAAATTTGGAGAAAATGTCAAGCTAGAGCAAGACTCAGATGTGCTGGATACCTGGTTTTCTTCAGGATTGTGGCCATTCTCGACTATGGGGTGGCCTGAGGAGACTAAGGATTTGAAGACTTACTATCCGACTACCACCCTGGTAACAGGTTTTGACATCATTTTCTTCTGGGTTGCCCGCATGACCATGATGGCAGGACATTTTACGGGTAAAATGCCGTTTAAGAGTGTTTACATCCACGGGCTAGTGCGGGATGAAAACAATAAGAAAATGTCTAAGTCGGCTAACAATGGTATTGACCCGTTAATCCTGATTGACAAGTATGGTACGGATGCCGTGCGCTATACCTTGGTTCGGGAAGTGGCAGGTGCCGGTCAAGATATCCGATTAGAGTATAACCGCAAGACGGATGAGTCAGCTTCTGTAGAAGCATCCCGCAATTTTGCCAATAAACTGTGGAATGCAGCCCGGTTTGTAATGCTAAACCTTGATGGTAAGACTCCTGAAGAATTGGGTCAACCAAAAGTAGAGGCATTGGAATTATGCGATCGCTGGATTCTTTCCCGTTTTCATCAAGTGGTGCGTCAAACTAGGGCTTATCTAGATGCTTATGCCTTGGGAGAAGCGGCTAAGGGACTTTATGAGTTCATCTGGGGTGATTTTTGTGATTGGTACATTGAACTGGTAAAATCCAGACTGCGTCAGGATGCCAATTCTCCGTCGCGGGTTGTGGCACAGCAAACTCTAGCTTACGTTTTAGAGGGTATCCTCAAGCTACTCCATCCCTTCATGCCCCATATCACTGAAGAAATCTGGCACACCTTGACCCAAAAATCTGGGCAGGTGTTGGCGCTACAACCTTATCCTATAGAGTACCTAGATGGTCAAACTGGGGAAAAAGAACTACAGACAACGGACAGCGAACTGCTAACCGTTAATAAATTAACCGATAATCAAGGTGCGCTTTCCGATTACCCTGATGCCCAATCACCGAGGTCAGGAACATCGTTGTCTAAGGACAAGGAAATCTCTAACCAAACTGTAGCTGTATTGTCTAAACTGCCAGAACTTTCTAAGACGTTGTTCGAGGACTACAAACAACCGATAATCGCAGCAGGGTTGGTTGTGGGAGGAATTATTGCCCTCAATATCCTCACAGCCTTCGTGGGTGCGCTCAATCGCATTTCCTTACTCTCAACTAGCTTAGAACTGATTGGTCTAGGATATGCCATTTGGTTTGTTTCCCGTTATGTGCTCAAGGCTGAGAATCGTCAAGAGTTATCGGAAAAAATTCAATCCATCAAAGCAGAAATTGTTGGTAAAAAAGACACTCAGCAATCCTCGGAATTGAAGAAAATTGAGTCCAACATGGGGATGATTGATGGGAATATCAAACAGGGAGAAGATATTAAAGATATAGAAGATATCAAAGATATAGAAGAGGTGCAGGTTAAAATAGACCATGACCTTTCGTCAATAGGCAATACCCAATCTTCTATATCCCCAAGTTCTCTAATTGACTCAGAACTAGAGCAAAGGTTTGAGCTGCTGATCGGTACAATCCGTACTATCCGCAACCTCCGGGCTGAGGCAGAGATTAAACCAGGGGTGACCGCACCTGTTATTCTGCAAAGCAGCAACAGTGACGAATGTCAAATATTGGAGGCGGGTCTTGCCTATATCAAAGACTTAGGTAAAGTCAATCAATTAACCATCACTCCAGCCTTGGAGAAAGAGGTAAAGAATACCATGGCCGGTGTAGTCGGCACTGTCCAGGTGCTCATTCCCCTAACTGGTGTGGTGGATGTGGATGCTCTACGGGCTAAGTTAGAGAAGAATTTACGTAAAGTAGAGGCGGAAGTCAAATCCTTGTCTGGGCGTCTGGGTAATAAGAACTTTGTGAGTAAAGCTCCAGAAGCAGTGGTTAAGGGTGCTCAAGAGGCATTAGCTGAGGCTAAAAAGCAAGAGTCTATTTTACGCGATCGCTTAAATAGACTTTAG
- a CDS encoding HAS-barrel domain-containing protein: MRLPLPQFSPSNRSEHHLAEVIETATTEFLAQCLEPEDLSFPVMPPFGSWVKSVDDESGNQIFAVVYYATTSPIDSVHRATALGLSLAELREQQPQIFAMLKTEFRAAIVGFMSSEEGVNGFSNHHGRVYQYLPPRPPQIHQPVYQCEPSEVIHFSEQLDFLRTLLEVNGAPVDPLTAAVIREVYRLRQTDRDWLVKAGRTLSVLLKDDYDRLRYILSQIHW, translated from the coding sequence ATGCGCCTTCCCTTACCCCAGTTCAGCCCCAGCAATCGCTCAGAACATCACCTTGCTGAGGTGATTGAAACAGCAACTACAGAATTTCTCGCTCAATGTTTAGAGCCAGAAGATCTAAGCTTTCCAGTCATGCCTCCCTTTGGCAGCTGGGTAAAATCTGTAGATGATGAGTCAGGTAATCAAATTTTTGCTGTAGTTTATTATGCTACCACTAGCCCGATTGACTCGGTTCATCGAGCAACAGCTTTAGGATTATCACTGGCAGAATTACGTGAGCAGCAGCCTCAGATTTTTGCCATGCTCAAAACTGAGTTCCGTGCTGCCATCGTTGGGTTTATGTCTTCGGAAGAGGGTGTTAATGGTTTTAGCAACCATCACGGTCGAGTCTATCAGTATCTTCCACCCCGTCCACCGCAAATTCATCAACCTGTCTACCAGTGTGAACCATCAGAGGTTATTCACTTTAGTGAACAGTTGGATTTTTTGCGAACACTTTTGGAAGTGAATGGTGCCCCAGTAGACCCACTGACAGCAGCTGTGATTAGGGAAGTTTATCGTCTTCGTCAGACTGACCGCGACTGGTTAGTCAAGGCCGGACGAACCTTGAGTGTCTTACTTAAGGATGATTATGACCGCTTGCGGTATATTTTGAGTCAAATTCATTGGTAG
- a CDS encoding NAD(P)H dehydrogenase subunit NdhS, which yields MIFPGSIVRVINVDDTYYRFEGLVQRVSDGKAAVLFEGGNWDKLVTFQLSEIEEVKPKIGKKG from the coding sequence ATGATTTTTCCAGGTTCTATAGTTCGCGTAATTAATGTAGACGATACCTATTATCGCTTTGAAGGTCTAGTACAGCGCGTTAGTGATGGTAAAGCAGCTGTGCTGTTTGAAGGAGGTAACTGGGATAAATTAGTGACGTTTCAGCTGTCGGAAATCGAAGAGGTGAAACCAAAAATTGGTAAAAAGGGTTAG
- the rodA gene encoding rod shape-determining protein RodA produces MVQINKFRIRNSIRWRLLWAPWQDLDWQLLFLTVGLTIFGAVMIRSAAIDNGGNYWVSHLLIGGIGLFIALFIARSRYQSLVQWHWVIYAITNLSLIAVMIIGASAKGAQRWVTIGGFNVQPSEFAKIGLIITLAAILHKRPATTIPAVIAALAVTIVPWALVFGQPDLGTSLVFGAITLSMLYWANANPGWLVLLISPLVSAILFSISLPAWYTWSAVITVIAFLSLPWRWLGALGTLVVNLVVGPLGKVFWNLLKDYQKDRLTLFLNPDLDPLGGGYHLIQSRIGIGAGQLWGRGLNQGTQTQLHFIPEQHTDFIFSAIGEELGFVGCLCILLALWWLCLRLVLIAQNAKDNFGSLVTIGVLSMIVFQTVINIGMTIGLAPITGIPLPLLSYGRSALLSNFLGLGLAQAVANYRQRLKFQ; encoded by the coding sequence ATGGTACAAATTAATAAATTTAGAATTAGAAATAGTATTCGTTGGCGGCTGTTGTGGGCCCCCTGGCAGGACTTAGACTGGCAACTGTTATTCCTGACTGTGGGGCTAACCATCTTTGGGGCAGTGATGATTCGCTCTGCAGCCATCGACAATGGTGGAAACTATTGGGTCTCCCACTTGCTGATTGGTGGTATTGGACTGTTCATCGCTCTATTCATTGCGCGATCGCGCTATCAATCCCTGGTCCAATGGCATTGGGTAATTTACGCCATCACCAATCTGTCCTTAATTGCTGTAATGATTATCGGTGCCAGTGCTAAGGGTGCTCAGCGTTGGGTTACGATTGGAGGGTTTAATGTTCAACCCTCAGAATTTGCCAAGATCGGGTTGATTATTACTCTAGCTGCCATCTTGCACAAACGACCCGCTACTACCATTCCAGCAGTAATAGCAGCTTTAGCAGTAACTATAGTACCTTGGGCATTAGTGTTTGGGCAGCCTGATCTGGGAACATCCTTGGTGTTTGGGGCAATTACCTTGAGTATGCTTTACTGGGCAAATGCCAATCCCGGCTGGTTGGTTCTGTTGATTTCCCCTCTGGTGTCAGCCATTTTGTTCAGTATATCTTTACCTGCATGGTATACCTGGTCTGCTGTGATTACAGTGATTGCCTTCCTCAGTCTCCCTTGGCGCTGGTTAGGAGCCTTGGGTACCCTGGTGGTTAACCTAGTTGTCGGACCGTTAGGAAAAGTCTTCTGGAATCTGTTGAAGGACTATCAAAAAGACCGATTAACGCTCTTTTTGAACCCCGATCTAGACCCCCTCGGCGGAGGATATCACCTAATTCAGTCTCGGATTGGGATCGGTGCTGGTCAACTTTGGGGAAGGGGACTAAACCAGGGAACTCAAACTCAACTCCACTTTATCCCGGAACAGCATACTGACTTTATTTTCTCAGCCATTGGTGAAGAACTAGGCTTTGTAGGTTGCTTGTGTATTTTATTAGCCTTGTGGTGGTTGTGCCTACGCTTGGTGCTCATTGCTCAGAATGCGAAAGACAACTTTGGCTCTCTGGTAACAATTGGCGTGCTCTCAATGATTGTGTTTCAAACCGTGATCAACATTGGGATGACTATTGGCTTAGCTCCCATCACAGGAATTCCTCTACCTTTACTCAGTTACGGTCGTTCAGCCCTACTAAGCAACTTTCTTGGCCTAGGGTTGGCCCAAGCAGTGGCCAATTATCGACAGCGATTGAAGTTTCAATAA
- a CDS encoding Mrp/NBP35 family ATP-binding protein produces the protein MLDTNSVLDVLRPVQDPELQKSLVELNMIRNVKVDNGTVSFTLVLTTPACPLREFIVEDCQKAVKQLSGVEEVVVDVTAETPQQKSLPDRTGIEGVKNILAISSGKGGVGKSTVAVNVAVALAQLGAKVGLLDADIYGPNAPAMLGLADAKVMVQKGKQGDVIEPAFNHGVKLVSMGFLIDPDQPVIWRGPMLNGIIRQFLYQVEWGELDYLIVDMPPGTGDAQLTLAQAVPMAGAVIVTTPQNVALLDSRRGLKMFEQMGVPVLGIVENMSYFIPPDLPDRQYDLFGSGGGEKTSKELGIPLLGCIPLEISLRQGGDQGLPIAVGNPESASAKALVAIASQIAAKVSIAALSN, from the coding sequence ATGCTTGATACAAATTCAGTTTTAGACGTATTACGACCGGTACAAGACCCCGAACTCCAGAAGAGTTTAGTGGAGTTAAATATGATCCGCAATGTCAAGGTTGACAACGGTACAGTCAGTTTTACCTTAGTGTTGACCACCCCAGCCTGTCCGTTGCGGGAATTTATTGTAGAGGATTGCCAGAAGGCAGTGAAACAACTATCGGGAGTAGAAGAGGTAGTGGTGGATGTTACCGCTGAAACACCTCAGCAAAAATCCTTGCCTGACCGCACTGGTATTGAGGGCGTAAAAAATATTTTAGCCATTTCCAGTGGTAAGGGGGGCGTCGGTAAGAGTACTGTTGCGGTAAATGTGGCAGTTGCTTTGGCTCAGTTGGGGGCTAAAGTCGGTCTCCTAGACGCTGATATCTATGGTCCCAATGCTCCAGCTATGCTGGGATTAGCTGATGCTAAAGTGATGGTTCAGAAAGGAAAACAGGGGGATGTGATCGAGCCAGCCTTCAACCACGGTGTCAAGCTAGTGTCCATGGGCTTTCTAATTGATCCAGACCAACCAGTGATTTGGCGCGGACCGATGTTAAATGGGATTATTCGCCAGTTCCTCTATCAGGTAGAGTGGGGTGAATTGGACTATCTGATTGTGGATATGCCACCAGGAACTGGGGATGCTCAGCTAACCTTAGCCCAAGCAGTACCGATGGCAGGAGCCGTAATTGTGACAACACCCCAAAATGTGGCTCTGTTAGACTCCCGCCGAGGGTTGAAAATGTTTGAGCAAATGGGAGTCCCGGTGTTGGGAATAGTAGAAAATATGAGTTACTTTATTCCACCAGACTTGCCCGACCGTCAGTATGACCTGTTTGGCTCTGGAGGAGGTGAAAAAACATCAAAAGAACTAGGGATTCCCTTGCTCGGTTGTATTCCCCTAGAAATTTCCCTACGCCAGGGAGGGGATCAAGGATTGCCCATCGCTGTTGGTAATCCAGAGTCAGCCTCCGCTAAAGCACTGGTAGCGATCGCATCTCAGATTGCTGCCAAAGTTTCCATTGCTGCCCTGTCTAATTAA